TAATCACTATATATGATTTGTCAACATGGAATTTGTATTAGCTTTGGCATTGTAACTCTCGGCGAACCTCACTCCGATATTGAGCCGGGGGAAGATACCTCCCAGCTCCTTGTTCAGGTCATGCTCTTCCCATCTCTCATGAAAGAGCTTGGCTCGGAAGGCTTTGCCGTTATCCAGATAGACATACTTGGGTAGCACTGCCATGGAACCGCTATTGTTATCCGCAATCTGAGCGCAGTTGATGAAGCCATTGCGGAAGGCAGTTAGGATATGCTGGCTATCTTCGGTAAAGGCAAGTGAAGCTCCCACCGGGTATCTTGATGCCCAGTCCATCACCATGATCATCGTCATGCGTTGGGCTCTGCCGGTCTGGGGATTGAGGATATCGAAGGAGAGGGTATGTCCATCCGCTACCCATACCTGTCCCACTGATAAGCTGCTATCATCTCTCATGATGCTCTTGATGACATTCTCAGAGACAAACTTGCTGCCATCTCTGGCTTGATGCCATTCTGCGGGATGCCTGGCAGCCCATTCCTCGCACCAGCGTCTGAGGGTCCGTTCACTAGCCTGGGATTCAATGATCCCGTTTCTGGCCATCTGTTTGAGGTTGGTGATGGCAGAACCGATCTTGATGCGATTGGGATTGAGCAGCAGGTGCAACAGGTATTGTTGTTCCTGATAGCTGATCTTACGCTCTTTGTACTTACCCTTACTTTTGTGGATCAAAGCATACATATCGAGATTGGTCTCATGGTAGATGCGCAGCCATTCTCTAAGCGATCTCTCTTTCCTGGGTCCTTTGAGGTTATACAACTCCGGAACCAGTCTCTTGCCGTTATAGTCACTGGTGATCCGTTTCCAGGCCAGAATCTTGGACTCCGCTCCATATATCCTGCGAATCACTTCCTGGCAGAACCTGCCATAGTGCTGAGCCTCTTCCTTGTATAGCAGCCTTTCCTCTTCTATCGGAGCCAGATCGAGAAAGTCACTGGAGAAGTCGATCACTACACCATTTTCCTTGGCTTCGTGGATCAGAGTGAGCTTGCGTTCGAACTCCAGATAGTCATCGTAGGTCTCATAGACTGTCTCGGACTCCAGGTTGTCTTCTGAACTGACGGCCTTGGCATTGTACTGCTGGCTGTAGGCAAGCATGAAGCTGTTATCGGTATCGGTAGTATCACTACTGATGTTATTGCCATCAACATCAGTATTCTTACTCACCTTGCCCAACCCGGCTTTTATCTCGGGCATAACAATGCATCTACCGCCACTCTTGATTTGCAATTTCAAACCCTGGCTCTCCATCAGTTCTTGCAGTTCATTCAGCTTATTGCGGTATTCTCTCAGGAACTCCTCAGTCGGTCTTCCATTATAGGGAAACATCTGAACCTCCCGCTGTCTCGCTGATCTTCTCAACTAGATCTTTACCATTATCATAGTAGACCAGGAACACACTGGGATAGACGTGTACTCCCAGTTCGATCTCTTCCTCAAAGTACAACTCCGGTTTGCGCAGGCTATCTCTGAACCTGTCATACTCAGCCTGAATGATCTCCTCGGTGGCCAGCACAAAGGTCTTGATCGTGGCTCCGTTCTTAGTAGGTATCTGATGCTTAATTGCGGTCAGCTTCCCCGCATCCACCATTCTTCTGATCGTCTTCAGATTCTTGTTCATCAGTAAGGCAACCCTATCGATGGGTAGCCAGATAAAATCGACTTTCATGTCCATGTCCAAGTCCTTCAAAAACTGCGACCCACTTGGACATTTCAGTTTGGAATCTTGAAAAATGCGGTCAAGCGCTTGGACATTTTGGCCTCTCATCATAGTTATCAATGAGTTAAGCCTCATTCCCACCCCCGCTTGGACAGGGGTACCCGCTTGGACATTGCCTTGATTCGTCCGATTCTGCACTTCCGATTGGCAGCGTTTCTTGGTAGTCATTCTACACCTCTCTTATGTATTAGTAGGGTGCTAACAACCACAAGCGCAGAACCTTGGGAAGTCCTTTCTGCGAGTTTGCCAGCTTTCTTACGCATTCTCCGGCAATACTTTATAATCCACCTGGGTCACACTATAATCTTTAGTATTGACTCCAAACCGCCTTGCAGCAGAATGGCATCTGGAACTAATCTTGCAGCCATGCGGATATAGTCAATAGCAAAGTTACTGTATGGAGACCACAATGAATAAACCGACTATCGGACAGCGCCTTAGCTTGGTGATTAAGGCCATGCGGCTCAAGGATTACCAGTTTGCCAATAAATACGGCATCTCCCGTGCCTCCCTATCAAGATACAAACTGAACGAACGCTATCCCGATCCTGAGTTCCTGGAAGCCCTTTCTAAAGATCAGATCAACCTCCACTGGCTCTTTACCGGAAATGGCTCTATGTATGCTAAAGATGAGTTCCAGGAGCTCATCCAATCCAATCAGGTACCTACAAACCAAAACTATCAAGACACATCAACCCCAGCCGTCATCTCTCCAATCCTGCATCCCATCACCAATCAGGACTTCGATCCCACTAGATCTATCACCTTTCCAATCGTGGGAGAGATTGCTGCTGGACCTCCGATTGAGATCAGGGACGAGTGGAGTCAGGTGGGTCAGATTCAGTTGCCGGTCTCATTCCTGCCCGGCAACCCCAAGCAATATACTGTCTTTCAAGTAAATGGACAGAGTATGGAGCCTGTGATCCAGCATCAGGACATTGTGGTCATCAAGAGCGACCTAAGCTGGGAAAATGCCGATGGTAAAATTGCAGTTGTAAGAACTGAGGATGGTCTCACCATCAAGAAGGTGCAGATCGACCACCACAGGCAACAGATTATCCTCCAACCATTTAATATAGACTATCCGGTTCTTGTTTTAGACTCAGATTGGAATTACGGAGCTTTCCTGATCGGCACAATCGCACTCCAATTGCGCTTTTTCTAATTTCAAAGTTCCGTTTTTCCAACTGCTCTTTCCAAAGCCTGTCCAAACGCCTCGCTAATTTGCAGTAATAGTGTCAGCAAACAGTCCAAAAACGTCCAAATAGGCGCTTGGACATTTCCATAACCAGTCCATCGTATCTCGCCATCAATCAAAGCCTTATCCCCACTTTCCCCTTGTGTCACAACTTGCAGCTTTGGGTGTCAGTTTATACTGGGCATGATGTCTGGGCATGAAAGCGACCCACTCAGTTTGAAAGTGAGCCCCTTTTATTTACCCAGATCTTCCCAAGCCGCCTGGATATCCCCGAGGTCAAACCCCTTTCGGAAAAGATAGGTAAACGCTTTCTCCTTCAGCTTTTGCGGCTCCAGCCCGCGATGCGTGGCGCAATATTTCTTCAGCAGCAAGGAAAGATTATCCGCGGCTTCCTCTTTGTCGTAAAGCTCCTCCAACAGCGGTTCCCAGATCAGAGGAGCAATGCGCTGCTCCCGCAGTTTGGCGCTGATGGCGCGTTTGCTGGCCCGGCGGGCAATATGGGAGTTGATCAGGACCTCGGCAAAGCGGGCGTTGTCCAGATAGCCCAGCTCCCTGCATCGGGCGATGGTTTCCTCTCTGATGGAAGCTTCGAACTGCTTCCTTTTCAGCAGGTTGCGGCACTGGAACTCGCTGTGCTCAGCCTTGGCCAGATAGTCCATCAGCAGGTACAGGGCCTGCTTTTTGAGCAGGTCCAGAAGTTCTTTGGCCTCAGCGTCAGAGATATCTCCGCAAAACTCAGCCGGATAAAGGGGCAGGAGCACCCTCAAAGGCAGGATGCCCCTACAAGTTTCATCCAATTCGACGCTCGCGGAATATCTATTCCTTGGTATTATCCTCAGCGTCATCGACTCGTTCGGAATCAAAGAGGACTTCAGGATTGGCCTTATCTTTGACCTTGGTCTCGACTTCCTGCAGCAGAGATGGATTTTCTTTCAGGTACTGCTTGGTTTTCTCGGCCCCCTGGCCCAGTTTGGTGTCCTCGTAGGAGAACCAGGACCCGCTCTTTTTAACGATGCCCATGTCGATGGCCATATCCAGAATGATGTCCAGATGCGAGATCCCTTCTCCGAAGATGATGGGAAAAACCACAGTCTTGAAGGGCGGAGCGAGCTTGTTTTTGACGATCTTGACCCTGGTCTTGGCCCCAATGACGTCGGTATCCGTGCCGCCGAGCCTGATCCCGCCTGCAAAGCGGACTTCCATGCGCAGGGAGGCGTAGAATTTGAGAGCCACCCCGCCAGAGGTAGTTTCCGGATTCATGTAGGCCGTGGCGCCGATCTTCATGCGGGTCTGGTTGATGAAGAGCACCGCGGTGTTGGATTTTGAGACGATGGCGGTCAGCTTGCGCAGGGCCTGGCTCATCAGACGGGCCTGCAGCCCCACGTGGCTGTCTCCCATGTCTCCTTCGATCTCAGCCTTGGGAACCAGGGCCGCAACGGAATCCACGATCACCAGATCGACCGCGGAGCTGCGGACCAGGGTTTCGCAGACCTCGAGGGCCTGTTCGCCGCCATCGGGCTGGGAAAGCAGCATCTCTTCGATCTGCACGCCGAGGCGTTTGGCGTAGGCCGTGTCCAGAGCGTGTTCGGCATCGATGAAAGCCACGATGCCCCCAAGTTTCTGTGCTTCAGCCGCGATGTGCAGCGCCAGGGTCGTCTTGCCGCTGGCTTCGGCGCCGTAGATCTCGGTTACCCGGCCACGCGGGATTCCGCCGATGCCCAGGGCCAGATCGAGGTTGAAAGCCCCGGTGGGGATCACGTCCACGTTTTGCAACGGCTTGTCGCCCAAGCGCATCAGCGTACCGGTGCCGTATTTTTTCTCCAGTTGAGAAATTGCGGTCTTCAATGCGGTTTCTTTGTTTTTGTCCTGCATTTTTACTTCCTTTTATGGTAGTTTGTATTGATTCAAAACGTGATAGGTCGGTCCCTCCGGCTTGAGCACGCTACGGTAGAGGGTAAGCGTATCATACGCGAAAAAGCCTTGTTCCACGGCGCTTTGCATGATCTCGCGCTCTAAATCCGCCGGCAGGGCGGATTTGATCCGGCCCAAGGTGATATGCAGCCGCAGGGGCTTGGCGTCTGGCTCGAAACCCTCTGCCCGCAATGTTTTGAGCAATTCCTTGTGCCAAAGGGAAAGCGCGTCGTCCTGGCTGGCGAGGCTGGCCCAAACCAGGCGCGGAGCCTTGGCTGGAAAGAGTTGCAAGCCTTTGAGGGCCAGGGAAAAGGCATTCCGGCGGGCCGTGTGGGCGTCCAGGACCTTTTCCAGTTCAGGGATCAGGACGCTTTCCACATCACCCAGAAAGAGCAGGGTCAGATGCAGGTTTTGCTCCTTGACCCAGTTCACGCCCCGGACCGTTCTCAGCGCCGCCAGCCTATCCGCCAGGCAGGCATGGACCTGAGCGGGAGCCTCCAGCGCTATGAAACTGCGGTATTTCATTCAGCGCTTGTATCCGATATCCCGCAGGAATTTCTTGCGATGGGTCACATCGGTGTCCAGTTCAATCCCTTTCGGCGCCGAACCGTCGATCACGCCCAGGATGCCGTTGCCCTGGTCTGTTTTGGCGATCACCACCTGGACCGGATTGGCGGTGGCGCAGAAGACACTGACCACCTCGCGGCAGTCTTTGACAGCCGGCAAAACGTTGATGGGAAAGGCTTCCCGCATCACGATCAGGAAGCTGTGCCCGGACGCGAGGCGATACATGTTTTCCACAGCGCATTCGATCAACTCGCTATCCGTGCCTTCCTTGCGGATCAGGCAGGGTCCCGAGGCCTCACAAAATGCCAGCCCGAACTTTATCCCGGGAACACTGTTGACCATTGCCTCGAACAGGTCCTCCACACTCTTGATGAAGTGGGTCTGGCCCAGTATGATATTGGCGTCGGAGGGGAATTTAAGCTGCTCAAGCCTGAGTTCCATGCTGCACACCTCTGCTATAATTATGCCGGCAAGATATTCTGCGGGCAGGCGCTTGTCAAGGAAAAGTTTTTCCCGTATCAGGCCATGTTTTAAGGGTGGCATTTTTTCCCTGGCCGAGGGAAAATCAGCGCTCCGGGCTTGTATTGGTAAAAAACTCCCGGACCTCGTGGCCCGGGAGTTTTCCAGAGTTTTTGAAGCTTGGATTACTTTTTAGGCAGGTCCTGCAGCAGGGCCCCGTCGGTCTGATCATCTTTGGTAATTGAGTAGGGGTCGCTTTCATTGGACATGATGTTTTTGGGCACGATCTGCGTGCCGTAGAGCTCAAAAACGGTCCACAAAGTCCCGATCTGATTGGACGGCACGAAGAAGGTCTGCACCAGATTGCTGCCAAAATAGACGCGCACGGTCGCCCCGCTGTTGCTGAGGGCATAACTGGTTGTGCTGTAGCGGTTTGTATAATCGTGCACGCTATAGCGGTAGAGTCCATCGTTCTGGGTGTAGATGGTGATGGTTTCCGGGCCGTAGGAGGTCACGTCATCGTAATCCAGAGCGCAATACTGCACATCGTTGTAATAGAAGTCGCTGTTGGCATAATAGACATGGAATCTCCCGCCCGCGGGATTGGGGCCGGTGATGTGGGAATCCAGGTCGGAAGGTGTGGCGCCCCAGGTGAGGACAACGCGGATCTCCGTGGCGTCCATAATGGGTGTGATAACGCCGTCCTGGCCAGACATCGTCTCTCCGCCAACCACCACCACATTGAAATAGGTGGTCACAAAATCGTCTCGGGAGGCTTCCGCAGTGTAGTTTCCAGTGCTGAGGGTGGCGATGCTGTAATAACCGTAGGAATCGGTGCTGACGCTTCCCACCGTGTTTCCGGCGCTGGTGTTCAGGCCAGTCCGGAAGACCAGGTTAACGTCAGACACGGGCTGTCCGTTCAGGGCGTTGTAAATATGACCGTTGATGGTTCCCACTCCAGCGTAGCTTTCATCTATCTGCATCACGGTTTCCAAAGTGGTCTCCTGGTTTCCGTAAACTGCCACGTTGTTGTAGGTTACGTCGTGATAGCCATCCTTGGTGAAGAGGATGCGATATCCCGTTCCGGTTTCCATGTCGAATTGGAATTGTCCGTTCGCATCGGTGCTCCCAGAGCTGATGAGTTCATTTCCCACAAAAGCGCCAACATTGACACCGGGAATTCCCTGCAAGGTTACGGCGTCCTTCACCTGCCCGAGCAGAGTTCCCTGGATGGGATTGGCGGCCTGGCGGATGATGAAGCTGGTGTCAAAGAGTTCCCAAGGTCCGGCCTGGGGCAGAACGTCATCGAGGACTGTTGTGTTCAATCCCGCCTCACCATAGAAACCGCCCAGAAGCTTCCACCAAACGCTTTGCAGGGGATCCACCACAATTTCGCCATAGGCACCGAGGGCCACGTATGGTCCGGCCAGCCCGTAAAGCAGAACGCTCAGTTGGGGTTGCAGTGAGGTTCTATAGCTGATGTTGAAAGCAAGGGGATCTTCCATGTCCGAATTTCCATCTTCGTCTATGGTGTGGATGGGGGTCCAGGAGTTGTTCTCATATTTGATCCCGGCGGAGACGGTATTGGTGTAGTTATAGCCCAGAGTGATGGTGGCAGTGGCGTTTCCGTTTAGGTTCAGATTCATGTCCAGAACAGGGGTCATGACCACGGGGAAGGGGCCCATGAAAAAAACGATCGGCTGGAAGGCCTGGGAAAAGATCTGCACCTGGTGGTCGATCCCGAAGAAGCTGACACTGCTGGAAACATCCGCGTTGACGTCGAGCTCTTCGTTGGCTACGATTCTCATGCCTTTCAGACGGTTGCCCTGAACATGGATGTGTCCGGCGAAGCCCAAGTCGAGATCCACAGTTCCGTTGAAGACGACCTGATCGTTTGTCGTATTGGGGTTGTTATCCTCATCGTAGAGCACGGTGTTGATTTGAAAACCGAAAGTGCCCTTGGAATTGGGAACCAGTTTGACCCCCGGCAGGGCGGCTTGGGTGGATACGAGCCTGTCCGGACTCAGGGTGTGGCTGAAAGCCAGGTATCCCGATTCCAGCGCTTCCGCTATGCTCGCGGGTTCGGTTACCGCGGTATAGGAATCTTCAGTCACGTCCATGGCGGTGATTTTGCGCAGAAAGCCGTCGGGAAAGTTTGCGGACGGCCCGCCCACAATGATCTTGCCCACCGCGAGCCCCTGCGTTTCAGCGCCCGCGGGAATGCTCAGATACTCATCGTTCTCACCCCAGGATTGCACAGCTTCCAGCACCGTGCCGGAAAGCACTATGGTATTGCTGTCCAATACATTGGGGGTGTCTTCCGGTTTGGTCGTTTTCTTGCCGCAGGACATCAGCACCAGGGCCAGGCTCAAAATAACTGTCAGTATTAAAACTGTCTTTCTCATGATCAACTCCTTGAAATATTTTCAATTCGCGCAACTTATCTTGCGCCAGCTTTGTGTCAAGCGAAAAGCCGCGCTCAAACCGGCCTTTTTCACCATTGCTGTTGATTTTTTTACTCAGCCGGCGAAAACTCTTGACAGGCGGGGCCGCATTGCCCGAAAGTGTTTTCCAGAAACAGAACGATGCGGGAGATGCTTTTACAATGTCGAAAAGAACTGTGTTGTCGCTTGCCCTCGCGATATTTATGGGCGCGCTTTGCTTCGCCCAGGAAGCGGAGATTTCCCCGATCCCGGACAATAAAGGCAGTCTGGGCCTGGGATATGGCACTCCCTACGGTGGTTTGGGGCTCAATGCCGACGTCTATTTCTTCGATACCGCCGCAGTCACAATTGGGGTTGGCTCTTATGGTTATACCGCGGGTGTAGTACTTGGCGTGAAAGGTTTCTACGGACCTTCAACCAAAACCTGGCGTCCCCAAGCTGTTCTCCTCTACGGGACGAACAGGGCCATATATGTAGATCGTGAACCAGAGGAACCAAACATTCGCGAATCCTGCTCAGGCTTCACTGCCGGACTGGGCTCGCAATTCATGTTCGGCAAAAAGAAGCGGCACGGGTTCGATTTCGACATCCTCTATGTGATATCATCTGAAGCTTTCGACCGGCGAGATTACTGGAACCCGCAACTTGTGAACAAGATTCCCGAAATTCAAAGGTTCGGATTTTCCCTGGGCTATCGCTACGCCTTTGACCTCAAATACTGATCCAGACTGGCCCCGCCTCTAAAAGTTTGCCGGTCAGATGGGTTTGTTGAGCCTCTCGTAATCCTTCACGGCGGGCAGCAAACCGGCTTCCACCGCGTCTTTGACCGTGGCGCAGGGCAGGTTTTGCTCAGTTATCTGGGCGCGGGTGATATTCTTCAGGACGACCTGGCCGGGCAGCGCTTTCTGCATCGCGAACATCAGCTTGTTGTACAGGTTTGTCCAGGTCTCGGCAGGCTTTTCCGCGTTTTCCGCAAGCTGGTTGTACAGCAGCAAATAGTCCTTCAGGTCGCGCTTATAGCCGGCCGAGGGCTTGAGGGCGTAGATCGCTTTCTGCGCGCCGGCAAAGGCGGGCTGGCCGGGGTGTTTTTTGAAGGTGAACTGCTTGCGAGCGTAGATCTTGCCTCCGGGCCTGCGGCGGTAGTAGATGAGGCCGTCCAGCTTCCCCGTGAATTCACCCAACAGTTTTGCTCTGGTGGTTCTCATGCTTGTCCTTCCTTGTTTCTTGCTTTGAATGCCGGCCAATTGCTAATTGAGAAGGCATCCTATGGATATATTAATCCGTTTGCCCCCATTGTCAATACGCTATCAATACGGACTCATTACGGACTTTGTCCGTAGTGAGTCCGTAATGACACCGTAATGATAAGGGGGGCGGGGTGGGGGTGGAGAAGTTAACTTACTGTTAAATATGGCGATAGCAAAAATGAGATTTTGCCCGGATTATTTGAGCCTGACGCTGAAGTCCCGTTCCGGGCTAAAATCCAGAAACTGCCAGTGATACAGCGTTCCCGCCTCCCCGGAACTCAAATCAGGCCCGGGGAAAGGCAATTCCTCCAGTTCGAGGCCCGGTTCCAGGAGCAGGGTCATTTCGCAGAAGGGCAGTGGCCGGCCCCAGGAATTGGCGGTCAAAAGCACGTAGTGGGCGGTTTTTCCGCTGATCCTCTGGCTGTAGCGTATGCGCAACTTGGCGAAACTGCGCGGAGGCAGGTCCAGGCTGAA
The DNA window shown above is from Candidatus Syntrophosphaera sp. and carries:
- a CDS encoding RecX family transcriptional regulator, with the protein product MDETCRGILPLRVLLPLYPAEFCGDISDAEAKELLDLLKKQALYLLMDYLAKAEHSEFQCRNLLKRKQFEASIREETIARCRELGYLDNARFAEVLINSHIARRASKRAISAKLREQRIAPLIWEPLLEELYDKEEAADNLSLLLKKYCATHRGLEPQKLKEKAFTYLFRKGFDLGDIQAAWEDLGK
- the recA gene encoding recombinase RecA — its product is MQDKNKETALKTAISQLEKKYGTGTLMRLGDKPLQNVDVIPTGAFNLDLALGIGGIPRGRVTEIYGAEASGKTTLALHIAAEAQKLGGIVAFIDAEHALDTAYAKRLGVQIEEMLLSQPDGGEQALEVCETLVRSSAVDLVIVDSVAALVPKAEIEGDMGDSHVGLQARLMSQALRKLTAIVSKSNTAVLFINQTRMKIGATAYMNPETTSGGVALKFYASLRMEVRFAGGIRLGGTDTDVIGAKTRVKIVKNKLAPPFKTVVFPIIFGEGISHLDIILDMAIDMGIVKKSGSWFSYEDTKLGQGAEKTKQYLKENPSLLQEVETKVKDKANPEVLFDSERVDDAEDNTKE
- the thpR gene encoding RNA 2',3'-cyclic phosphodiesterase, producing MKYRSFIALEAPAQVHACLADRLAALRTVRGVNWVKEQNLHLTLLFLGDVESVLIPELEKVLDAHTARRNAFSLALKGLQLFPAKAPRLVWASLASQDDALSLWHKELLKTLRAEGFEPDAKPLRLHITLGRIKSALPADLEREIMQSAVEQGFFAYDTLTLYRSVLKPEGPTYHVLNQYKLP
- a CDS encoding adenosine-specific kinase; the protein is MELRLEQLKFPSDANIILGQTHFIKSVEDLFEAMVNSVPGIKFGLAFCEASGPCLIRKEGTDSELIECAVENMYRLASGHSFLIVMREAFPINVLPAVKDCREVVSVFCATANPVQVVIAKTDQGNGILGVIDGSAPKGIELDTDVTHRKKFLRDIGYKR
- a CDS encoding carboxypeptidase regulatory-like domain-containing protein produces the protein MRKTVLILTVILSLALVLMSCGKKTTKPEDTPNVLDSNTIVLSGTVLEAVQSWGENDEYLSIPAGAETQGLAVGKIIVGGPSANFPDGFLRKITAMDVTEDSYTAVTEPASIAEALESGYLAFSHTLSPDRLVSTQAALPGVKLVPNSKGTFGFQINTVLYDEDNNPNTTNDQVVFNGTVDLDLGFAGHIHVQGNRLKGMRIVANEELDVNADVSSSVSFFGIDHQVQIFSQAFQPIVFFMGPFPVVMTPVLDMNLNLNGNATATITLGYNYTNTVSAGIKYENNSWTPIHTIDEDGNSDMEDPLAFNISYRTSLQPQLSVLLYGLAGPYVALGAYGEIVVDPLQSVWWKLLGGFYGEAGLNTTVLDDVLPQAGPWELFDTSFIIRQAANPIQGTLLGQVKDAVTLQGIPGVNVGAFVGNELISSGSTDANGQFQFDMETGTGYRILFTKDGYHDVTYNNVAVYGNQETTLETVMQIDESYAGVGTINGHIYNALNGQPVSDVNLVFRTGLNTSAGNTVGSVSTDSYGYYSIATLSTGNYTAEASRDDFVTTYFNVVVVGGETMSGQDGVITPIMDATEIRVVLTWGATPSDLDSHITGPNPAGGRFHVYYANSDFYYNDVQYCALDYDDVTSYGPETITIYTQNDGLYRYSVHDYTNRYSTTSYALSNSGATVRVYFGSNLVQTFFVPSNQIGTLWTVFELYGTQIVPKNIMSNESDPYSITKDDQTDGALLQDLPKK